One window from the genome of Vidua chalybeata isolate OUT-0048 chromosome 3, bVidCha1 merged haplotype, whole genome shotgun sequence encodes:
- the LOC128785535 gene encoding damage-control phosphatase ARMT1-like isoform X1 produces MAAVPALPVSLSGRFKGSFAYFTIKDRLPQILTRVIDTLHRHKNEFFEEHGEGVEAEKRAVSFLSKLRNELQTDKPVTPLEDELPDAALWNQYLDHQRNLPNGNGEPSWFQSPWLYVECYMYRRIHAALAQNPPIDNFDVFKEGKAQNFFESQEAVIALCTYFQELLKNIKDLDEKQLQEELFKLLQVSLWGNKCDLSFSAGEDSSQKSSPLQSLENMVPYILVNDMEKVWSLLENAKKNRTERSNVRVDIILDNAGFELVSDLVLADFLLSSKLADEVYFHGKSIPWYVSDTTKHDFNWTIKQLGSANHMWMSRCGINWEGNLKKGVWVFHDHMFWTLPHDFSSMSEVAPDLYAELQKSNLLLFKGDLNYRKLTGDRKWEYNVLFHQALNKFHPAPLCSLRTLKSDTQVGLKPGQGEQIQASEPEWMVSGKYGVIQFDAGL; encoded by the exons ATGGCGGCGGTACCGGCgctcccggtgtccctgtcGGGCAGGTTTAAGGG ATCCTTTGCATATTTTACCATTAAAGACAGACTTCCCCAGATCCTCACAAGAGTTATTGATACTTTACATCgacataaaaatgaattttttgaAGAACATGGTGAG GGTGTTGAAGCAGAGAAGAGAGCTGTATCTTTCCTCTCCAAACTGCGGAATGAACTGCAAACAGACAAGCCAGTGACCCCTTTGGAAGATGAGTTGCCTGATGCTGCACTGTGGAACCAATACCTGGACCACCAACGAAATTTACCAAATGGAAATGGAGAACCAAGTTGGTTTCAGTCCCCTTGGCTGTACGTAGAGTGTTACATGTATCGAAGAATTCATGCAGCATTAGCACAGAA CCCACCTATTGACAACTTTGATGTATTTAAGGAAGGAAAGGCTCAAAATTTCTTTGAATCCCAAGAAGCTGTTATTGCCTTATGCACTTACTTTCAGGAACTTCTTAAGAACATCAAGGATCTAGATGAAAAGCAACTTCAGGAGGAACTTTTTAAGCTATTGCAG GTGTCATTATGGGGCAATAAGTGTGacctttctttttcagctggtGAAGACAGCTCTCAGAAATCTAGTCCTTTGCAATCCCTGGAGAACATGGTACCTTACATCTTAGTGAATGATATGGAAAAAGTTTGGTCACTACttgaaaatgccaaaaaaaatagaacagaaaGAAGTAATGTTAGAGTTGACATAATCCTGGATAATGCTGGATTTGAACTTGTAAGTGATCTTGTGTTGGCTGATTTCTTGTTGTCGTCAAAGCTAGCTGATGAAgtttattttcatggaaaaagtATTCCATGGTATGTATCAGATACCACAAAGCATGATTTTAACTGGACTATTAAACAACTGGGGTCAGCTAATCATATGTGGATGTCTAGATgtgggataaactgggagggcAATTTGAAAAAGGGAGTTTGGGTTTTCCATGACCACATGTTTTGGACTTTACCACATGATTTTTCCAGTATGAGTGAAGTTGCTCCTGACTTGTATGCTGAGTTACAGAAGTCAAACTTGCTTCTCTTCAAAGGTGATCTAAACTATAGAAAATTAACAGGAGATAGAAAATGGGAATACAATGTCCTGTTTCATCAAGCCTTGAATAAGTTTCATCCTGCGCCTCTCTGTAGTTTGAGAACACTGAAATCTGACACTCAGGTTGGCCTGAAACCTGGACAAGGTGAGCAAATACAGGCTTCTGAACCTGAGTGGATGGTAAGTGGAAAATACGGGGTAATTCAGTTTGATGCTGGTCTCTAG
- the LOC128785213 gene encoding collagen alpha-1(I) chain-like, with amino-acid sequence MNSGAQFQPQPSVLTTARMEPTHSLAPANLRHQRHQARRSGTQQSKKAARKATTTGQEAPLRAAGRELGLIFQRLFSIRHTLATPAASPAGRPGSLRHNHRHIRIGRARSAGDWTGPAQTSPRAPPGPRSPDASRLPPGPASPGCRDTPPLPCPRTAALRSKENSGRTAPAASAGGREAGGRGLRSHWLRAGRGGHSGQQADQWEDEAAPPAGSSEGARAAPAPRDSRAPLAGAERSAASDRGARPPHPRSAASTGAASPPRSDT; translated from the exons ATGAACAGCGGAGCACAGTTCCAGCCCCAGCCATCTGTTCTGACCACAGCGAGAATGGAGCCGACTCACAGCCTTGCTCCTGCCA ACCTGCGGCACCAGAGGCACCAAGCCAGAAGGAGCGGAACACAGCAATCCAAGAAAGCGGCACGAAAGGCGACCACAACAGGGCAGGAGGCGCCACTCcgagcagcaggcagggaactGGGACTTATTTTCCAACGTCTCTTCAGCATACGGCACACTTTAGCCACGCCCGCTGCCTCTCCGGCCGGGAGGCCCGGCTCGCTGCGGCACAACCACCGACATATACGGATAGGGCGGGCCCGCTCCGCCGGCGACTGGACCGGACCGGCACAGACCAGCCCGCGAGCTCCGCCCGGCCCACGCAGTCCGGATGCCTCCAGACTGCCCCCGGGGCCCGCCAGCCCCGGATGCCGGGACACTccgcccctgccctgcccccgCACTGCCGCCCTTCGCTCCAAGGAAAACAGCGGCCGCACCGCCCCTGCGGCAAGCGCggggggaagggaggcaggggGGCGAGGGCTCCGCTCCCATTGGCTGCgtgccgggcggggcgggcacAGCGGGCAGCAAGCCGACCAATGGGAAGACGaggccgccccgcccgcgggATCGAGCGAGGGCGCCagggccgcccccgccccgcgcgaCTCACGGGCGCCCCTGGCGGGCGCGGAACGCAGCGCCGCCAGCGACCGGGGGGCCcggcccccccacccccggtCCGCGGCCTCCACCGGGGCTGCGTCACCCCCGCGCAGCGACACCTGA